One genomic segment of Linepithema humile isolate Giens D197 chromosome 5, Lhum_UNIL_v1.0, whole genome shotgun sequence includes these proteins:
- the LOC105674026 gene encoding uncharacterized protein isoform X1 has product MSSLIVSHDLHLMMLEIAVENLYVPWTSEFDKVIMKKTIVMFRMLDEEWTPLSPNRRDRRPYRGSNCENENFYGGRSIVFCVPMSFFEEEASGVDIQLYIWKELCKYFEMDPCQIVGFVAVPVNDLLNSIAKQIRERNELEEYLSDYYKGQIISRSMKGTYTLLDENFQNTSATISLYIRISYLGKCIITEVTCIESIRKSFHDDYENHENHKDRENDEKVDEFQPYLSEHAKLKELRSRRQDYTGLLDVLREKFIEKEATDLATVTRGPAAAATAIADATQDTDAIVRTTPDAVVIADSAAISSVEIAENAAALKKKEAMTDHEVFERMYTDAGAAIDIPAREEITTTLMAIGDEVINDYQDAARTKGPIDSAVRERTYTDAGAVIDMPAREEITTTLMAIGDEVINGYQGVARTKDVKANAVPRAKAKGHTIKDNGGTVFRKAFSTSSKSKRGRNTATIGITGRGKRISPLPPPPFLCLQTYLLCCRLQPRPTCFTHCFDVSPCYCHWTACPLQFCHRS; this is encoded by the exons ATGTCGTCGCTTATCGTTTCGCACGATTTGCATTTAATGATGCTAGAAATTGCCGTGGAAAAC TTGTACGTTCCCTGGACTTCCGAGTTTGACAAAGTCATCATGAAGAAAACAATCGTCATGTTCCGCATGCTGGATGAGGAATGGACACCGTTATCGCCGAATCGACGCGATCGTCGTCCTTATCGCGGCTCCAACTGCGAGAACGAGAACTTTTACGGTGGCAGGTCCATCGTCTTTTGCGTACCGATGAGTTTTTTCGAGGAAGAAGCGAGCGGCGTCGATATCCAGCTCTACATATGGAAGGAACTGTGCAAGTATTTCGAGATGGATCCGTGCCAAATCGTTGGTTTCGTCGCCGTGCCGGTCAATGATCTTCTGAATAGCATCGCCAAGCAGATCCGCGAGCGGAACGAATTGGAGGAATACTTGTCGGACTACTATAAAGGACAGATTATCTCGAG GTCCATGAAAGGAACATATACTTTGCTGGACGAAAACTTCCAGAATACTTCGGCTACAATCTCGCTCTACATTCGAATCAGCTATCTTGGTAAATGCATCATAACGGAGGTCACGTGCATCGAAAGTATACGCAAATCATTCCACGATGATTACGAGAATCACGAAAATCACAAAGATCGCGAAAATGATGAGAAAGTGGACGAGTTCCAACCATATCTTTCTGAACATGCGAAACTAAAGGAGCTTCGAAGTCGTCGCCAGGATTATACTGGTTTACTTGATGTTCTTCGTGAGAAGTTCATTGAAAAGGAAGCCACAGATTTAGCTA CAGTGACAAGAGGACCAGCCGCAGCTGCGACTGCTATTGCAGATGCAACGCAAGACACCGATGCAATTGTAAGAACGACACCTGATGCAGTTGTAATCGCAGACTCTGCTGCGATTTCTTCTGTAGAAATCGCTGAAAATGCTGCcgcacttaaaaaaaaagaagcaatgACTGATCACGAAGTCTTCGAAAGGATGTACACAGACGCAGGTGCAGCCATAGATATCCCTGCACGTGAAGAAATTACAACCACGTTAATGGCGATCGGTGATGAAGTGATCAATGATTATCAAGACGCCGCTCGTACAAAGGGTCCTATCGATTCTGCAGTTAGAG AAAGGACGTACACAGACGCAGGTGCAGTCATAGATATGCCTGCACGTGAAGAAATTACAACCACGTTAATGGCGATCGGTGATGAAGTAATCAATGGTTATCAAGGCGTCGCTCGTACAAAAG ATGTCAAAGCAAATGCTGTTCCGAGAGCGAAAGCGAAAGGACACACGATAAAGGACAACGGTGGAACGGTTTTCAGGAAAGCATTCTCCACGTCGAGCAAATCGAAGCGCGGAAGAAACACGGCAACAATCGGTATCACGGGAAGAGGGAAGAGGATTTCTCCTcttccgccgccgccgttctTGTGTCTGCAAACGTATCTTTTGTGCTGTCGATTGCAACCACGTCCAACTTGTTTTACCCACTGCTTCGATGTTTCACCTTGTTATTGTCATTGGACGGCCTGTCCTCTTCAATTCTGTCACCGTTCGTAA
- the LOC105674026 gene encoding uncharacterized protein isoform X2: MSSLIVSHDLHLMMLEIAVENLYVPWTSEFDKVIMKKTIVMFRMLDEEWTPLSPNRRDRRPYRGSNCENENFYGGRSIVFCVPMSFFEEEASGVDIQLYIWKELCKYFEMDPCQIVGFVAVPVNDLLNSIAKQIRERNELEEYLSDYYKGQIISRSMKGTYTLLDENFQNTSATISLYIRISYLGKCIITEVTCIESIRKSFHDDYENHENHKDRENDEKVDEFQPYLSEHAKLKELRSRRQDYTGLLDVLREKFIEKEATDLAMTRGPAAAATAIADATQDTDAIVRTTPDAVVIADSAAISSVEIAENAAALKKKEAMTDHEVFERMYTDAGAAIDIPAREEITTTLMAIGDEVINDYQDAARTKGPIDSAVRERTYTDAGAVIDMPAREEITTTLMAIGDEVINGYQGVARTKDVKANAVPRAKAKGHTIKDNGGTVFRKAFSTSSKSKRGRNTATIGITGRGKRISPLPPPPFLCLQTYLLCCRLQPRPTCFTHCFDVSPCYCHWTACPLQFCHRS, translated from the exons ATGTCGTCGCTTATCGTTTCGCACGATTTGCATTTAATGATGCTAGAAATTGCCGTGGAAAAC TTGTACGTTCCCTGGACTTCCGAGTTTGACAAAGTCATCATGAAGAAAACAATCGTCATGTTCCGCATGCTGGATGAGGAATGGACACCGTTATCGCCGAATCGACGCGATCGTCGTCCTTATCGCGGCTCCAACTGCGAGAACGAGAACTTTTACGGTGGCAGGTCCATCGTCTTTTGCGTACCGATGAGTTTTTTCGAGGAAGAAGCGAGCGGCGTCGATATCCAGCTCTACATATGGAAGGAACTGTGCAAGTATTTCGAGATGGATCCGTGCCAAATCGTTGGTTTCGTCGCCGTGCCGGTCAATGATCTTCTGAATAGCATCGCCAAGCAGATCCGCGAGCGGAACGAATTGGAGGAATACTTGTCGGACTACTATAAAGGACAGATTATCTCGAG GTCCATGAAAGGAACATATACTTTGCTGGACGAAAACTTCCAGAATACTTCGGCTACAATCTCGCTCTACATTCGAATCAGCTATCTTGGTAAATGCATCATAACGGAGGTCACGTGCATCGAAAGTATACGCAAATCATTCCACGATGATTACGAGAATCACGAAAATCACAAAGATCGCGAAAATGATGAGAAAGTGGACGAGTTCCAACCATATCTTTCTGAACATGCGAAACTAAAGGAGCTTCGAAGTCGTCGCCAGGATTATACTGGTTTACTTGATGTTCTTCGTGAGAAGTTCATTGAAAAGGAAGCCACAGATTTAGCTA TGACAAGAGGACCAGCCGCAGCTGCGACTGCTATTGCAGATGCAACGCAAGACACCGATGCAATTGTAAGAACGACACCTGATGCAGTTGTAATCGCAGACTCTGCTGCGATTTCTTCTGTAGAAATCGCTGAAAATGCTGCcgcacttaaaaaaaaagaagcaatgACTGATCACGAAGTCTTCGAAAGGATGTACACAGACGCAGGTGCAGCCATAGATATCCCTGCACGTGAAGAAATTACAACCACGTTAATGGCGATCGGTGATGAAGTGATCAATGATTATCAAGACGCCGCTCGTACAAAGGGTCCTATCGATTCTGCAGTTAGAG AAAGGACGTACACAGACGCAGGTGCAGTCATAGATATGCCTGCACGTGAAGAAATTACAACCACGTTAATGGCGATCGGTGATGAAGTAATCAATGGTTATCAAGGCGTCGCTCGTACAAAAG ATGTCAAAGCAAATGCTGTTCCGAGAGCGAAAGCGAAAGGACACACGATAAAGGACAACGGTGGAACGGTTTTCAGGAAAGCATTCTCCACGTCGAGCAAATCGAAGCGCGGAAGAAACACGGCAACAATCGGTATCACGGGAAGAGGGAAGAGGATTTCTCCTcttccgccgccgccgttctTGTGTCTGCAAACGTATCTTTTGTGCTGTCGATTGCAACCACGTCCAACTTGTTTTACCCACTGCTTCGATGTTTCACCTTGTTATTGTCATTGGACGGCCTGTCCTCTTCAATTCTGTCACCGTTCGTAA
- the LOC105674067 gene encoding hemolymph lipopolysaccharide-binding protein-like yields MVRFLLIGCIVLFGIPEKSFVSPNPTGSPEHTTSSDVANLRGIAQNAAASINNPESGCPCLTSVNSSTIPGQSDWATQQRRQHLEQLHSQNVLLHGMLCTCSVPTHNPTMRDDYYYTMGIGVHKLHTRAATWNDARKFCNEEGGHLAIINSIAEEHVLMELFNRSGPIKGAAYPDEAFLGIHDLYKEGEWVTVLGDSLAKTGYTKWSDKWGGQPDNGGGKQHCGALMKEGGMDDVACDVSFPFLCELPPMRILN; encoded by the exons ATGGTGCGCTTCTTACTCATCGGTTGCATCGTGCTGTTCGGCATTCCCGAGAAGTCGTTTGTCTCGCCGAATCCGACCGGTTCCCCTGAACACACGACGTCCTCCGACGTCGCGAATTTAAGGGGGATTGCGCAGAACGCGGCCGCGAGCATCAATAATCCGGAATCCGGCTGTCCGTGCTTGACATCGGTCAATAGCTCGACGATCCCCGGACAATCGGACTGGGCGACGCAGCAGAGGCGACAGCATCTCGAGCAGTTGCACAGCCAGAATGTACTGCTGCACGGTATGCTATGCACGTGTAGCGTGCCGACGCACAATCCCACGATGAGGGACGATTATTATTACACGATGGGCATCGGCGTGCACAAGCTACACACGAGGGCCGCCACGTGGAACGACGCGAGAAAGTTCTGCAACGAGGAGGGTGGCCACCTCGCCATTATCAATTCCATCGCCGAGGAGCAT GTATTAATGGAGCTGTTTAATCGCTCCGGACCGATCAAGGGCGCGGCGTACCCGGACGAAGCCTTCTTAGGTATACACGACCTTTATAAGGAAGGCGAGTGGGTCACGGTGCTCGGCGATTCGCTGGCGAAAACCGGTTATACCAAATGGAGCGATAAGTGGGGCGGACAACCCGACAACGGAGGTGGCAAACAGCACTGTGGCGCTCTAATGAAAGAGGGTGGCATGGACGACGTCGCGTGCGACGTCTCATTTCCATTCCTCTGTGAACTTCCACCGATGCGGattttaaactga
- the LOC105674063 gene encoding follistatin-related protein 5-like, giving the protein MRLKPCLATFYLLLLSIVSIYIVPALSSNIRYKRSRYQFLADDDKNGISQSTGGVLSMTPTSVDDASTDSENWQIRKNGNPCLEKYCGAGRKCQVSADGERIVAVCVCVPRCAQRHRPVCASDGRVYANRCELHRAACNADTPLTTRRLSRCLSNGNYSAQARKDFFAYHALSRGKNYTKFKNKMKHLPASKSIPRKNAIEECSAQEYEIMKDNLLLYSHARLMAEDNHSKEYLVSIMFSHYDRNNDGNLEREELEQIAKEENMEELCAGCNLSHMISYDDTDGDGRLNVNEFYTAFSKLYSVSVVSLDKSLEVNHISARVGDNVEIKCDVTGTPPPPLIWRRYGTNVETLSEPEIRVFNDGSLYLTNVQLEHAGNYTCHALRNQDVVQTHMLTIYTIPEVKVTPQFQSKRPKGAAKMKCHVVGEPLPRVRWLKNDKPLSENQPDKYEVIGNGTKLLIRKVDYADTGAYMCEATSAGGLTRDISSLVIQAQPTPIAMDEERRFLSFHEWGILVYEPSTCHALHEIHSTDIIPGTQEYVCGPKSVPCSWGRAINVVNRYVYVSQPDKDRVLVISEAQMMIIDVVATDKNPVDLWYVKNLDYVWILNWRSEMDVGIKTVQIIKEAAQRKKHHTMRPEPIDAQFDLVKGLYIPQQRDTKHTFKYGYVTHTNQHGMYKLDLANMRYTRTVNLANYNCVPTSVEFSDLYGFVILECEEPITGRPTGQVLLDYLTDSVLAHKPNILGKPAISPDSRYLVTLDKQDTGVTLVVQEILPNGLKFAFDVKTTLNISDIAFYPSQTTHSYDIYASSIDKEDILFLDLTTGKVEMITGVGKATPPHLTKWGNPNRPIIQSGIFGRYMVSPSNQALFVLNGETRTVNCEIGGLIHPGAIVWFTVSLR; this is encoded by the exons atgCGACTAAAGCCCTGCCTCGCAACCTTCTATCTCCTGTTGCTTTCAATCGTCTCGATCTATATCGTTCCCGCACTCAGTTCTAATATACGTTACAAG CGTTCGAGGTATCAATTTTTAGCAGATGATGATAAGAATGGCATATCGCAGAGCACAGGAGGAGTTCTGTCCATGACGCCAACTTCGGTAGATGATGCATCCACGGACTCGGAGAACTGGCAAATTCGCAAGA ACGGCAATCCGTGCCTGGAGAAGTATTGCGGCGCGGGAAGAAAGTGCCAAGTTTCCGCGGACGGCGAGAGGATCGTCGCTGTGTGCGTCTGTGTTCCGAGATGCGCGCAGAGGCATCGACCGGTCTGTGCGAGCGACGGCAGGGTGTATGCGAATCGCTGCGAGCTGCATCGCGCGGCCTGCAACGCAGACACGCCGTTGACCACGCGAAGGCTCTCCAGATGCCTGAGCAATG GTAATTACAGCGCGCAGGCACGGAAGGATTTCTTCGCGTACCATGCCCTATCGAGAGGCAAGAACTACACCAAGTTTAAGAATAAGATGAAGCATCTTCCAGCGAGCAAATCGATCCCGCGAAAGAACGCTATCGAAGAGTGTTCGGCGCAGGaatatgaaattatgaaa GACAACTTGCTCCTGTACAGTCATGCCAGATTAATGGCCGAGGATAATCACAGCAAGGAATACTTGGTCAGCATCATGTTTTCTCACTACGACAGAAACAATGACGGCAATTTGGAACGGGAGGAGCTCGAACAG ATCGCCAAGGAGGAAAACATGGAAGAGCTGTGTGCGGGATGCAATCTGAGCCATATGATCAGCTACGATGACACCGACGGCGATGGCAGATTGAACGTTAACGAGTTCTATACGGCGTTCAGCAAGCTTTACA GTGTATCAGTGGTATCGCTGGATAAATCCCTCGAAGTGAATCACATATCCGCGCGAGTCGGGGACAACGTGGAGATTAAATGCGATGTCACCGGAACACCACCCCCGCCCTTGATCTGGCGGCGTTATGGCACCAACGTAGAAACGCTGAGCGAGCCGGAG ATTCGCGTTTTCAACGACGGTAGCCTCTATCTGACGAACGTGCAGCTGGAACATGCTGGTAATTACACGTGCCATGCTCTCAGGAATCAAGATGTAGTACAAACGCACATGCTCACCATATACA CCATTCCTGAGGTCAAAGTGACACCACAGTTCCAATCCAAGCGACCAAAGGGGGCGGCAAAGATGAAGTGCCATGTCGTAGGCGAGCCTCTCCCACGGGTGCGATGGCTAAAGAACGACAAACCCCTGAGCGAGAATCAGCCGGACAAGTACGAGGTGATCGGGAACGGTACTAAGCTGCTAATCAGGAAGGTCGATTATGCCGACACCGGTGCATACATGTGCGAGGCGACCAGCGCCGGGGGACTTACGAGAGACATCAGCAGTCTAGTGATCCAGGCGCAACCTACGCCAA TCGCGATGGACGAAGAGCGCAGATTCCTCTCCTTTCACGAATGGGGTATTTTAGTATACGAGCCGTCTACATGTCACGCGTTACACGAGATTCACTCCACAGACATCATACCCGGCACTCAG gAATACGTCTGCGGACCTAAAAGCGTACCGTGTTCCTGGGGACGTGCTATAAACGTCGTTAATAGATACGTGTACGTCAGTCAGCCGGATAAGGATCGCGTGCTTGTAATCAGCGAGGCGCAAATGATGATAATCgat GTGGTAGCTACAGACAAGAATCCCGTAGACCTGTGGTACGTAAAGAATCTTGATTACGTCTGGATATTGAACTGGAGGAGCGAGATGGACGTCGGCATCAAGACCGTGCAGATAATCAAGGAAGCTGCTCAGCGAAAGAAACACCATACCATGCGACCTGAACCCATCGATGCGCAGTTCGATCTCGTGAAAGGCCTGTACATTCCGCAGCAACGA GATACCAAACATACATTCAAGTACGGTTACGTGACCCATACGAATCAGCACGGAATGTACAAGCTCGATCTGGCCAATATGAGATACACTCGCACCGTGAATCTGGCTAATTACAACTGCGTACCAACAAGCGTCGAATTCTCCGATCTTT ACGGCTTTGTGATACTTGAATGCGAGGAACCGATCACCGGACGTCCAACCGGTCAAGTGCTATTAGACTACCTGACTGACAGCGTTCTTGCTCACAAACCGAATATCCTGGGGAAGCCGGCGATTTCTCCCGATTCCAGATACCTCGTCACTCTCGACAAGCAAGACACCGGTGTCACCCTCGTAGTGCAAGAAATATTAC CAAACGGACTGAAATTCGCATTCGACGTGAAGACGACTTTAAACATCAGCGATATTGCTTTCTACCCGTCGCAAACGACGCATAGCTACGACATATACGCTTCGTCGATAGACAAGGAAGACATTCTTTTTCTCGATTTAACCACTG GAAAAGTGGAAATGATAACAGGCGTGGGAAAAGCAACACCGCCGCACCTCACCAAATGGGGTAATCCGAATAGACCGATAATACAAAGCGGTATATTTGGTCGATACATGGTAAGCCCCTCCAACCAAGCGCTCTTTGTTCTCAACGGGGAAACCCGTACAGTGAATTGCGAGATTGGTGGCCTTATACATCCCGGCGCAATTGTCTGGTTCACTGTTTCGCTGCGTTAA
- the LOC105674073 gene encoding uncharacterized protein, which yields MDNKVDVSEIENISMIGTSEIFHLPDVPEISEVLESTGLSPLTSSLDQALTLQEDKALSSEVNMGIEDTWTEANSSTSDYAIPLPPPPGLNDFSDVGADPISDSGTGIEHGPFLPPGTPALNNLFAEAGDSHDDSPMEMVVLPAGVCGLRNLGNTCFMAAGLQCLTATPPVLRHFLDLQQRGEKLPPPGSLMAHFSVLLGKMWSGRYSVLRPTEFKQTLGAYHSQFKDYRQHDCQEFLALLLDSLHEQMNTAKCAKNCQVPLSTTTANFNSIENSNEKTLSSVTAMANSNCNPDLLEMYECLSPECPNSPNVTMAGSPRDFDSSIGELDSITNSPRDSPLNGEDDEETLDSDETIEARSNTFIHNKVNEEGMNDVTQTRSLRLDTLIELSKSVPQYGGLYDIHKEAKTSNANFLVTQQECNNEIHYDSQKFPKDNVRRTPLDNSNLMENHDFDNKSVSIKRIKEVNVQKVNGSLDHASSGSDIEYDSGLEKCNVKRMRLDDQEKNHKHDGLSSENTQCSRISQNYGNGAIAAQDEIEADKHWVKHLRSNRSIIIDTFQGQFKSTVVCSVCNHVSVTYEPFMYLSVPLPHAMERQLNVTYIPANGDQPIRCVVSLNKQSRIGKLKEELLKTLGKENVSVTNIALAEVLENHIAKILDDNTLLRHVNDTNRSIYAFELTEPPDAYTSVSDGGGDRPAETDSCQRCTITGEEVPCMICLEELDGDLKRHSGNSCNFIMCDPCIENYFKNQTEEPQTCPMCATYMTASSFTKIDQTGRPRPTVRILNVPLVLRHDTTNETTNNRKGTKLFGFPHLIRLPSRVNARDLYDIVKRNVPHEGHYTIHFVDGQGHHCSRCMYTAHCTGCSVPETGMVALQNGDTLAVRYTEYVPKVLHPIDHVSVSKQRPHHPLSLYDCLQAFSQSETLDEHNPWFCPKCGCNQCATKTLTVHRYPKFLIVYLKRFVFYECASMKLDDKVTFPLVGLSVGRHLYDLYACVCHFGGVSAGHYTAYAKNPRTDVWYYYNDEITSRQKPQDEDFSNAYILFYSRQGTNLKPCNI from the exons ATGGACAATAAGGTGGATGTTTcggaaattgaaaatatttcaatgattGGAACATCTGAAATTTTTCATCTGCCTGACGTCCCAGAGATATCGGAGGTATTAGAATCAACTGGCCTTAGCCCCTTAACTTCGTCCTTGGATCAGGCTCTTACGCTGCAAGAAGATAAAGCTCTTTCGTCTGAAGTTAACATGGGCATTGAGGATACatg GACTGAAGCAAATAGTTCAACGTCAGACTATGCAATTCCTCTTCCTCCGCCACCTGGATTAAATGATTTCTCGGATGTTGGCGCCGATCCAATTAGTGATTCTGGGACGGGCATAGAGCATGGTCCGTTTCTACCACCTGGCACACCAGCGCTTAACAATTTGTTCGCAGAAGCTGGAGACTCCCATGATGATTCGCCAATGG agatGGTTGTCCTGCCTGCAGGTGTATGTGGTCTTCGTAATTTGGGTAATACCTGTTTTATGGCAGCAGGGTTGCAATGTTTGACAGCTACTCCACCTGTTCTACGGCATTTCTTGGATTTACAGCAGAGAGGAGAAAAACTGCCTCCACCTGGGTCGCTAATGGCACACTTTAGTGTACTTCTTGGGAAAATGTGGTCTGGGAGATATAGTGTTCTCAGACCAACAGAATTTAAACAGACTTTAGGAGCTTACCATTCACAATTTAAGGATTATAGGCAG caCGACTGTCAAGAATTTCTGGCGCTTCTATTGGATTCTCTTCATGAGCAAATGAATACAGCAAAGTGTGCCAAGAATTGTCAAGTTCCGCTATCCACAACCACTGCCAATTTTAACTCTATCGAAAACTCAAATGAAAAGACCCTTTCCTCTGTCACTGCCATGGCTAATTCCAATTGTAATCCGGATCTTTTGGAAATGTACGAGTGCTTATCTCCGGAATGTCCAAATAGTCCCAATGTAACTATGGCTGGTTCACCAAGAG ACTTCGATTCATCGATTGGTGAACTCGATAGTATCACGAATTCACCGAGAGATTCGCCATTAAACGGCGAGGATGACGAGGAAACGCTAGATTCAGATGAAACCATCGAGGCGAGGTCGAATACTTTCATTCACAACAAAGTGAATGAGGAAGGCATGAATGACGTCACTCAAACGCGATCTTTGAGATTGGACACCTTGATTGAACTGTCGAAAAGCGTGCCGCAGTATGGTGGTCTATACGATATTCACAAAGAGGCTAAGACCAGTAATGCCAATTTCCTAGTAACGCAACAAGAGTGTAATAACGAGATTCATTACGACTCGCAGAAGTTTCCGAAGGATAATGTTCGCAGGACGCCGTTAGACAATTCGAACCTAATGGAGAATCATGACTTTGACAATAAGAGCGTCAGTATCAAGCGTATAAAGGAGGTGAATGTCCAGAAGGTCAACGGCAGTCTTGATCACGCGTCGAGCGGCTCCGACATCGAGTACGACAGCGGTCTGGAAAAGTGTAACGTGAAACGCATGCGATTGGACGATCAGGAGAAGAATCACAAACACGACGGTCTTAGCAGCGAGAATACCCAGTGCTCGCGGATTTCACAGAATTATGGAAATGGCGCTATTGCCGCGCAGGACGAGATTGAGGCGGATAAACACTGGGTGAAGCACTTGCGATCCAACAGGAGTATCATTATTGACACTTTTCAGGGCCAGTTTAAAAGCACG GTCGTATGTTCGGTTTGTAATCACGTTTCTGTTACCTACGAACCTTTTATGTATCTATCTGTACCATTACCTCACGCTATGGAGAGGCAGTTGAATGTCACGTATATTCCTGCAAATGGTGACCAGCCTATAAGATGCGTCGTTTCCTTGAACAAACAGTCGCGAATTGGGAAACTGAAAGAGGAATTGTTAAAGACGCTCGGCAAGGAGAATGTTTCAGTGACTAATATCGCACTCGCGGAGGTTTTAGAAAACCATATAGCGAAGATTCTG gACGACAATACACTCTTGAGACACGTCAATGATACGAATCGATCGATATACGCCTTTGAACTCACGGAACCTCCCGATGCATATACTTCAGTGTCTGATGGCGGTGGGGATCGCCCGGCGGAAACGGACTCTTGCCAGAGATGTACGATCACGGGTGAGGAAGTGCCGTGTATGATCTGTCTTGAGGAGCTAGACGGCGATTTGAAGCGACACAGCGGGAATAGCTGTAATTTTATCATGTGCGATCCGTGCATCGAG AATTACTTCAAGAATCAAACGGAAGAACCTCAAACGTGTCCAATGTGTGCCACGTACATGACAGCGTCGTCATTCACGAAAATAGATCAAACCGGCCGACCGAGACCCACTGTGCGTATCTTGAATGTACCTTTGGTGCTGAGGCACGATACGACGAACGAGACGACGAATAACCGGAAAGGCACAAAGCTCTTCGGTTTTCCGCACTTGATACGACTCCCGTCGAGAGTGAACGCACGGGATTTGTATGATATTGTTAAGAGAAACGTGCCGCACGAAGGACACTACACGATTCATTTCGTTGATGGACAG GGTCATCATTGTTCGCGATGTATGTATACTGCACATTGTACGGGATGCAGTGTGCCGGAGACGGGAATGGTCGCGCTACAAAACGGTGACACGCTTGCGGTTCGTTATACCGAGTATGTTCCTAAGGTTTTGCATCCCATCGATCACGTCAGTGTCAGTAAACAACGGCCGCATCATCCATTATCTCTTTATGATTGCCTTCAAGCGTTTAGTCAGAG tgaAACTTTAGATGAACACAATCCTTGGTTTTGTCCAAAATGTGGATGTAATCAGTGTGCCACGAAAACGCTCACGGTACACCGATATCCTAAGTTCCTTATTGTATATCTTAAACG atttgTATTTTACGAGTGCGCGAGTATGAAATTAGATGACAAAGTTACATTCCCTTTGGTGGGTTTAAGTGTAGGACGCCACCTTTATGATCTCTATGCCTGCGTGTGTCACTTCGGAG GTGTGTCTGCGGGTCATTACACGGCATATGCGAAGAATCCTCGCACAGATGTCTGGTATTATTACAACGACGAGATAACGAGCAGACAAAAGCCGCAGGATGAGGACTTTAGCAATGcgtatatattgttttatagtCGACAAGGGACCAACTTGAAACCGTGCAATATATAA